The genomic window TGGCTTTACTTCACCAGTCCAGCATAGGTACACCACCGACGCCAGCATGAACCGTGTTATCCTCCGCCCAATTCAACGCAGCTTCATGGCCCGTACCGGCTGCATGCCTCCGCTGCTTCCTCCTATCCGTCCTGTTTCTGGCATTTCCACCAAGAGAAGCATGACCTTTGTCACTCGTAAACCAGGCTCAACCTACATTCCCAAATTCAGACCTGGAGATAACAAGTAGGTCATGACAGAGGTCAGGGCTGTTGCTTGAACAGGCAGGCACTGACCAGCTCTGCATTAGACTGACAACTCTAATCGGCGCCATCTTCGTGCTTGGCGGTATCTACGTCTTTCAATCTGGACGTGTCTTTCCCAACGGGGATGTAGCGGAGAAGTACCTGCCAAAGGATGTTGGGAACCATCGACAGGGAACGGTGAACAAGGACTACAAGGCTTACAATGCTTGGGTCACTGAAGGGAAGAAGTCATCATCTGTTGGCAAAAGCTGAGGGTTTGTTAGTCTGTTATCATTTTGATTTTAAGCATTgtgaataaaaaaaaaaagctttGGCATTCTACACACATCTCGACAGAAACTCGCTAGCAAATTGGGCAAGTTTTGTTACATGGGTTCATACTTCTGCCGGCGAATCTAGTATCAAATGTGAAATGTATCCAAGGTAGCTACTCTTAGAACAGGAAAGAAAGTAGGGCCGAGGCTAAGCTAGACCCGTGCGATCAATGTGAAAAAGAAATGCTGTCATCGTCTCCCAcgcacccccacccctccgtTCAGAATCGTCCAGATCCCGCCCTCACGCCCACCCGTTTGCTTCTCAAGACTGACTAGGGTGCTAGCCCTTAGCAGAAACCGACATTGGGGAGGGTGTAGCCGTAGCTCACTGTCCCCTGACCAAACGAGAACCAGCCTGGAGTCGTGGTGCCGCAGTAGCTAGTAGTTTGACCGAGAAAGTTGTGGATCTCATTGCGGCGGCAGGTTGTTCCTCTGTCTCCCTGGTAGTTGCAGCCATATGCGACGGCACCATTCACGCCTGCGTTGAATGTTAGTTGGAATAACACCACTTCGATTGATGAAAAGGTCATTGTATTGACTTACTCGACCAAGCCCTTGGTGAGTTGAAAAACCAACCGTCGCCACAACCGTTGGCGAGCGCGTTGATAGCGTTCTGGCGGTTATTGGAATCAAGCCATCCGGCTCGGTCGTAGTCGCAGTGAGGGCCAAAACTGCCCTGGCGCTTGTGCAGTGAGGCCACTTCGGCAGGCGCGGTGATGTTCACATCTGCGACACGCTCAAAGGCGACTGATCCATCATCGGCCAGCTTTTCGATGTAGATACCATCTGGAAGTCCCTCAGGCAACCCAG from Podospora pseudoanserina strain CBS 124.78 chromosome 7 map unlocalized CBS124.78p_7.2, whole genome shotgun sequence includes these protein-coding regions:
- a CDS encoding uncharacterized protein (EggNog:ENOG502T2KK): MKASFSSVLAALAAFNTALALPTEASASNVAKAGLPEGLPDGIYIEKLADDGSVAFERVADVNITAPAEVASLHKRQGSFGPHCDYDRAGWLDSNNRQNAINALANGCGDGWFFNSPRAWSSVNGAVAYGCNYQGDRGTTCRRNEIHNFLGQTTSYCGTTTPGWFSFGQGTVSYGYTLPNVGFC
- a CDS encoding uncharacterized protein (EggNog:ENOG503PQWY) is translated as MNRVILRPIQRSFMARTGCMPPLLPPIRPVSGISTKRSMTFVTRKPGSTYIPKFRPGDNKLTTLIGAIFVLGGIYVFQSGRVFPNGDVAEKYLPKDVGNHRQGTVNKDYKAYNAWVTEGKKSSSVGKS